In one window of Brassica rapa cultivar Chiifu-401-42 chromosome A07, CAAS_Brap_v3.01, whole genome shotgun sequence DNA:
- the LOC103832520 gene encoding peroxisomal (S)-2-hydroxy-acid oxidase, which produces MVAPTAMQKMAHPEGCSITKLLLQTLSSWATSSVEEVGSTGPGIRFFQLYVSSMARYNYSLMNVVAQLVRRTESAGFKAIALTVDTPRLSHRESDIKNRT; this is translated from the exons ATGGTTGCACCAACTGCTATGCAGAAGATGGCGCATCCAGAAG GTTGCAGCATCACAAAGCTCTTGTTGCAGACACTATCTTCATGGGCTACTTCCAGCGTTGAAGAGGTTGGTTCAACAGGACCCGGAATCAGATTTTTCCAACTATATGTAAGCTCCATGGCACGTTATAATTACTCGCTCATGAATGTGGTTGCTCAGCTTGTGAGAAGAACTGAGAGTGCTGGATTTAAAGCAATAGCTCTCACTGTTGATACACCAAGGCTTAGTCACAGAGAATCTGATATTAAGAACAGGACCTAG